The Parabacteroides timonensis sequence ATCATTACCGAACACGCCCTGAAATTTCCGTCGTATTTCTTCAAGTTCCTTACTCATGCTTTTATTCCTAATTCAACGACACGACGACCGCCACCGGTTCCAAACTGTACTTCTACCGTTTCAATGAAGTAATCGCCGCTTCGTTCATTATATACTTTGTCTTCAATACTTGCAACCATTCCGGGAAGCGCATAGGGAAACAGGAATGTTTTAATTTTGCCACGGTAGCCGTCAAAAGAATACCGCTTTAATTCTTCCTGTGCCAGCGTTTTTAATTCGCCGGCGTCTTTTACGTCATAGTAGTAAAATGTGCGTTGTTCGCCGCCATCTTCGCCCAATTCGCCTTCTATTTTCGTACCATCCTTGTAATAGCAAACAGCCTTGACTTTCAATTTTACATCTTCGGCAAGTTGGTACTTCAGTTCGTCGTCGCTGATTACATTTTCACGAAGCCGGTATTTTACCGTTTCGCCTTTGACATCGTTAGCCTTTCCAACGTATAACTTTCCGTTTATATCAAAGTAGGCGATCAGGCCGTATTCTTTTTTAAGGTAGCCAAGAACCCATGAACCGGGTTTATTATTTATTACGAAGTTTTTTAATGTCAGGTCTACCACATTGCCGAATGTTATACCTGTTAGAACGGTATTCAAACAGTCTTTTAACGTCGTTTCCTTTTTGCTGAAAACACAGTTTACAAAACGCAGCTTGTAATATTCATCTTCGCATTCAATTTCAAGCGGAACCTTATAATTAAGCCGTTTTACATACCCGACAAACTCGGTGTTCAACGTATTGTCATAGCCCAGCTTAATTTCAACCTTATCACCCACCTTGACCGCCTGCGCCGTTTCTATGTGTGTAGGCGGTTCACCGGCATGTTTGAGCACAGCGGTAACCGGAACCTTTACAATTGCCGTTGCGGCAAGGCTGTAAAGGCTTCGCTTTATCTCTACATTGTGAACGCTCTTAAAAGAAACGCCACCGATTTTTATTTCTGCACATAGAACAAACATATCATTCAAGTATTAATTCAAAACTACGGTCTGTAACTAAATTCATTTTAAAGACTTGCGCCGTTTCACAGCCGCGCATTTCCTGAAAGTCGATGCTTTTTAAAACAACCTTATCTTCTTCCTCTAAAAAAATATCTGTAAGGGCACATTTCAATGTTACCGCCTCATTGATATTATACAGGTCGTTCAATTCTGCAATCTGGCTGTCGGGGAAATCACTGTCCAAAGCCACACCGGCAATGTTTATTTCGTAATCATCTACCGATATAAGTTCTTTGACCGTCCCCTTCCTTCCAACCATCGCAGTTTCCACAAT is a genomic window containing:
- a CDS encoding DUF6046 domain-containing protein; translated protein: MSKFSLGGILASFIGYKGIPYPSGFFPDKPPQYKGSGYEYPGDAASEKTYSDLGSVLRKKDAQGRWYFMPVVLEHKGKEYEIPNAVISINGKKTIVETAMVGRKGTVKELISVDDYEINIAGVALDSDFPDSQIAELNDLYNINEAVTLKCALTDIFLEEEDKVVLKSIDFQEMRGCETAQVFKMNLVTDRSFELILE